The sequence GGCCCGCCAAGGAGGACCTCATCCTCGGGTTGTTCGCTCGCGAACTCCTGACCTTCCTGGATGAGATCATCACCCGCATCACCGCCGACCCCGCCGCCGTGCTGCCGCACCGCCTGGCCCCGCTGCTGATCCGCGCCGGGCTGCGCCTGCCGCTGGCACGCCGCGTGCAAAGCGGCGACGCCGACCTGCTGCGGCTGCTCACCCAGCAGACCGGCGACCGCGAACTGTTCGCCCGCGTCACACCCAGCGCCCTGTGCGAGACGGGCCTGCCGATCCATCACCGCCATGGCCTGATACGCCACGACCGTCCCCTGCCCGACCAGGCCTACGCCCTCCACGCCGTGCTCACCGGGTTCAGCGCCGCCCTGTCCGACCCGGCCACCGCCCCCCTCGGCGTCGACGACCCCGAGCAGGTCCTCGCCGACACCGTGGCCCGGCTACTCGAACCCCCCGTCGCCCCCGGCGAGCCGGCCATCGCCGCAGCCGCCGAGGAGACCCTCGTCGTCCTGCGCCAGATCCAGGAGGCATTGCTCGGCCTCATCGAGCGCAGTCAGACCCTCCAGCAGTGAGCGGATTCACGTCAGCGCGGCCGTACGGGACAGGCATCCGTTTCCACTACTGCCCTGCGCCTGTCCGTGCCGACCCGACCGGACAGACCAGGCCCAGCAGGAGCCTTTGAGGCCATCGACCGCCACATGACACTGCCCGGCCGGTCCCCGCACGAGCCGGCCGCCGGATGGGTGTGGCCCTGCGGCCAGGGGAGAGGCTGACCGACGCGCGGTGGGCGAGTGGGGCGCGCAGCGCGGTCGAGGCTCACCCGTTCTTCGGAGGGGTCCGCAGAGGACCCCCTCCGATCGCCGGGACCGTCCGGGCGGCGAGGCGGGGTCTCTCCGATATCGAAAAGCCCAAAATGGTGGCACTCCAGTGGAAATCCCACGATCATTGGGCCTTCACCCATGGAAACGGCGTAGACGGCGAGAATACCGATGGCGGCAGAGCAGGCGCCTCTGGGAGTGGACCCGCGCATCCCCAACGCGGCTCGGATGTACGACTACTTCCTTGACGGCAAGGACAACTTCCAGGCCGATCGAGATCTCGCCGAGCTGGTGCTGAGCGTGCTGCCCGAGACCCGGGACGGCACCAGGGAGAACCGCAAGCTGATCGGCCGGGTGGTGGAATACCTCGCCGGCCAGGGCATCAGGCAGTTCCTCGACCTCGGCTCCGGGCTGCCCGCGCAGCAGAACGTGCACGAGGTCGCCCTCCGGCTCGCGCCGGACGCCCGCGTGGTCTATGTGGACAGCGATCCGGTGGTGTGCGCGCACGGCCGCGCCCTGCTGGCCGAGGGCGACAGGGTGGCCATGGTGCGGGGAGACGCGAGAAGGCCGCAGGAGATTCTCGGTGATCCGGAGGTCCGGGAGCTCATCGACTTCGACGAGCCCGTCGCGGTCCTCATGATGTTCCTCCTGCGTCTCGTCCCCGACGAAGACGACCCGCAGAGGTTCGTCGCCGTCTATCGCGAGGCGATGGCACCCGGCAGTTACCTGGCGATCTCACACGTCGGCAGCGACGCCGCCCCCGAGCGCACGGCCCGGATCAGCGAGCTCTACCGGCAGAGCGACGCGGCCTTCTGCCCCAGGACGGGAGAGGAGATCGCCCGGTTCTTCGGCGACTTCGAGCTCATCCCTCCCGGCCTGGCCAACGGGCGGAAAGCGGAGAACGTCTGGCCGTTCGCCGACCCCGACACGGTGCTGCCCGTCGACGAGGAAACGGCCCGCATGGCGTACGTGGGAATCGGCCGCAAGCCCTGACGGTCCCGCCCCAGTGGGAATCGGCCGCAAGCCCTGACGGTCCCGCCCCAGTGGGAATCGGCCGCAAGCCCTGACGGTCCCGCCCCAGTGGGAATCGGCCGCAAGCCCCTGACGATCCCGTCCCATGTCGATCGAAGCTCCACCTCCCGCCGGGAAACGACCAGGCCGCCGCCTTCGCCCCGCCCATCCGCCCGGGAAGCCGCCTGACCTTCCCCTGCCTCCCGGCGGATCACTCCCTCGCCCCGAGAAGCGGACGCGACCCTCGTCATCCGTGAGAATGCCCCTGGCCGTCAACTCGTTGACTTCAGCGTGGCGCGGCACGATGACCGCGTCTCCCCGGACATAGCACTTGTCATGACCACCACCATGCACATCAAGCGTTTTCGGGAACTCGAAGCCGTACTGCTTGGCCGGGCGCGCCATCCGGCCAAGCAGATCATTCCGTTTCATTCAGCATGGTCAATGCGGTTGCCAGCAGTAGGGCAAGCGGGTTGCCTGCACATCCGGATGGATCCCATATGACCGGGTTACGCCATTCCCCGGCCGCGTCCGTGGCCGGTGACAGGTCGCCTGTCTTGCCCGCACTCAGCCGATCTCACCTGTCGCCTCCGAACGGGCACCCTGCTGGACGGATCATCCCGCCCTCACCTCAGGGATGGGCAAAACGTCCAACCTCGATTGCGTACGCCCGGCGGAGCGGCACGATGCGGAGACGTGAACGACAACGACCTCCTTCTCAACCTCAACGACCGCAGGTTCGTCATGGTCAGCTCGACGGCCAGCGCGGTGGATCCGGACGGGCCCACCGAGTTCACCTACCGGGAGTCCGACGGGATCATCTGGGGCGACTACACCG comes from Streptosporangium roseum DSM 43021 and encodes:
- a CDS encoding TetR/AcrR family transcriptional regulator, coding for MSQLIERHSRKAARILDSARALVLDHGVRKVTVSEIAQAAGVGKGTVYLYWPAKEDLILGLFARELLTFLDEIITRITADPAAVLPHRLAPLLIRAGLRLPLARRVQSGDADLLRLLTQQTGDRELFARVTPSALCETGLPIHHRHGLIRHDRPLPDQAYALHAVLTGFSAALSDPATAPLGVDDPEQVLADTVARLLEPPVAPGEPAIAAAAEETLVVLRQIQEALLGLIERSQTLQQ
- a CDS encoding SAM-dependent methyltransferase, which encodes MAAEQAPLGVDPRIPNAARMYDYFLDGKDNFQADRDLAELVLSVLPETRDGTRENRKLIGRVVEYLAGQGIRQFLDLGSGLPAQQNVHEVALRLAPDARVVYVDSDPVVCAHGRALLAEGDRVAMVRGDARRPQEILGDPEVRELIDFDEPVAVLMMFLLRLVPDEDDPQRFVAVYREAMAPGSYLAISHVGSDAAPERTARISELYRQSDAAFCPRTGEEIARFFGDFELIPPGLANGRKAENVWPFADPDTVLPVDEETARMAYVGIGRKP